A single region of the Streptomyces sp. NBC_01262 genome encodes:
- a CDS encoding protein kinase family protein yields the protein MTHRERLAAHSAVSTSLALCSDEGLTDLVGAATPLGSGIGGRSSLLEVDGTSVFIKRVPLTDLERLPENVRSTANIFGLPTFCQYGIGGPGGGAWRELAVHAMTTNWVLAGECEGFPLMYHWRVLPDSTPLPEELADVERAVAYWGGGSQVRRRIEALQQSSASLALFLEYIPQNLREWLGEQERAGDEAVNEAGVWVEKALQAGTSFMNARGLLHFDAHFENILTDGRRLYFADYGLALSSRFELSQDHADFFDRHQVYDRCYTITSLVNWLVTAFDGYGSDDRDALLRAYAQGERPTAIPDAAAAILSRYAPLATVLKDFNRKLRHETRQTPYPLEEIRRVSARYNLSLT from the coding sequence ATGACCCATCGTGAACGTCTGGCTGCGCACAGCGCTGTCTCCACCTCTTTGGCCCTGTGCAGTGACGAAGGATTGACCGACCTTGTGGGCGCGGCAACGCCGCTGGGTTCCGGCATCGGCGGGCGGTCGTCGCTGCTGGAGGTCGACGGAACCTCGGTCTTTATCAAACGGGTGCCTCTGACCGACCTGGAGAGGCTGCCGGAGAACGTCCGGTCGACCGCGAACATATTCGGGCTGCCCACCTTCTGCCAGTACGGCATCGGCGGGCCGGGCGGCGGGGCCTGGAGAGAGCTCGCCGTGCACGCCATGACGACGAACTGGGTGCTCGCGGGGGAATGTGAGGGCTTCCCCCTGATGTACCACTGGCGGGTGCTGCCGGACTCGACGCCCCTGCCCGAGGAACTGGCCGACGTCGAACGGGCTGTTGCCTACTGGGGCGGTGGATCGCAGGTGCGCCGCCGGATCGAGGCTCTCCAGCAGTCCTCGGCGAGCCTCGCACTGTTCCTGGAATACATCCCGCAAAACCTCCGCGAATGGCTTGGCGAGCAGGAGAGGGCCGGCGACGAGGCGGTAAACGAGGCCGGTGTTTGGGTGGAGAAGGCTCTGCAAGCGGGCACGTCTTTCATGAACGCCCGCGGACTCCTGCACTTCGACGCCCACTTCGAGAACATCCTCACCGACGGCCGACGTCTGTACTTCGCCGACTACGGCCTTGCCCTCTCCTCCCGTTTTGAACTGTCGCAAGACCACGCCGATTTTTTCGACCGGCACCAGGTCTACGATCGCTGCTACACGATCACGTCCTTGGTGAACTGGCTGGTCACCGCCTTTGACGGGTATGGGAGTGACGACCGCGACGCACTGCTGCGCGCGTACGCACAGGGTGAACGCCCCACAGCGATTCCTGACGCCGCCGCGGCGATCCTGAGCCGTTACGCGCCTCTCGCCACCGTGCTCAAGGACTTCAACCGCAAACTCCGGCACGAGACCAGGCAAACCCCGTACCCGCTGGAGGAAATCCGCAGGGTCAGCGCGAGATACAACCTGTCCCTCACCTGA
- a CDS encoding GNAT family N-acetyltransferase, with protein MSHAQLLTDAQALWAEVAAAPVAFPEQGISVVASPASRLCPPGWVGLVLLADSGIGTTPDQEAADTVRELLADYPPKGLYDRPEAAKALPATAMLGPTTLAYLAPERFHPAAGPAVEQLPVEHPDLRALENLCSPEERDEASIDELTSPVFAIGEGGEVVAAAGYVAWPRNTAHMAILTAPSARGRGLAKVAASSAVAHALAAHMLPQWRARVPASQRVARALGFTDLGVQISLKLA; from the coding sequence ATGTCTCATGCGCAGCTCTTGACCGACGCACAGGCCTTGTGGGCCGAAGTTGCCGCAGCCCCAGTAGCTTTCCCTGAACAGGGAATCAGCGTCGTAGCTTCCCCTGCGTCGCGGCTGTGCCCACCGGGATGGGTTGGCCTGGTGCTGTTGGCCGACTCTGGAATCGGAACTACTCCAGATCAGGAAGCCGCCGATACGGTCCGTGAGCTACTCGCCGACTACCCGCCCAAGGGGCTCTACGATCGACCGGAAGCGGCCAAGGCGCTCCCGGCTACGGCCATGCTCGGCCCCACGACCCTGGCCTACCTCGCACCGGAGCGGTTTCACCCCGCTGCGGGCCCCGCGGTCGAGCAGCTTCCAGTCGAGCATCCCGACCTCAGGGCCCTGGAGAACCTGTGTAGCCCCGAGGAACGCGACGAGGCAAGCATCGATGAGCTCACCTCGCCCGTGTTCGCCATCGGTGAAGGCGGCGAGGTCGTTGCCGCCGCGGGCTACGTGGCGTGGCCGCGCAACACGGCCCACATGGCCATCCTCACCGCTCCCAGTGCACGAGGGCGAGGCCTGGCCAAAGTCGCCGCCTCCAGCGCCGTCGCGCACGCCCTCGCCGCCCACATGCTGCCGCAATGGCGCGCGCGAGTACCGGCATCGCAGCGGGTAGCACGCGCCCTGGGGTTCACGGACCTCGGAGTGCAGATCAGTCTGAAGCTCGCGTGA